DNA from Mycolicibacterium alvei:
GGCCTGCGATGAGCTGCATGATTCATCGCTTGACAACCATCAGCATGGCTGCGGTCGCGTCGCTGGCAGCGGTGAGCATGAGCTTCCCGGTGGTCAGCAACGCCACCGAGTGTGGCGTGGGCACCGTGTTCGATCCACCGTCGAACACCTGCGTGGCCGCCCCCTTGCCGCCGCCTCCACCAGCCCCGCCACCCGCGTGGAACGGTGACGTCACGCCCCACTTCTCGGTGGGTATCTGCGCACCGATTCCCTTCGTCGCGCTCTGTGCGGGGATCTGAGCGGGCGGTCGGTACCGCCGGCGGCGGATCTCGTCGTTGAACCACGGTGATCCGCCGCTCGTTCTAGGTGATGTACACCCATCAGTCAGCAAGGGAGACACCGCCATGCGAGCGTCAGTGGTCATACTGGCCGCGTCGGGGGCGGCAATCGGAACTCTTCTGGCGACCGCGATTCCGGCGTCGGCCGATTCGCCGATCGTCACGATCGGTCGGCTGGAAGCCGAGGGGTTCTATGTGAACATCGATCGAGTGGGCAGTGCCCCACTGGACCAGTGCACCGTCACGAGCATCCGCAATCCTCAGACCCAGACCAGACTCATCCGGGTCGAACGATTCGGCAAGAACGGCTCGAAGGAATTCGACCTGGTACCCGTGGTGGTGCGCCGCACCATCACGGTGTCGCTCGACTGCTCGAAGTGACGGTTCAGGGCTGGCAGTTGAGCGACACCGACACGGTCTGGCTGGTGGTCGTCGGAAGCAATATCCGATTGTTTCCGCCGAGGCCCGGCCCGACATAGGGCATCAATTGGGAGATGTGTTGGGGGTTACGCACATCGGTGACCACGCACTGGTCCAGTGGTGCGGTGCCGATCTTGTCGATGGTGACGGTGTACCCCTCAGCCTCCAGTCGGCTGATCGTCTGCTGTGCGGTTTCGTCGGCCGATGCCACCGCGGACGACGCGCCGACCACCCCGAACACCGCCACGGCGATTGTCAGTGACCACTTCATGCACGTCGACCCCATTGATCTCCGAACCCTTTCGTCGGTACGAACCCATCATCCTCCACATACATCGTTGCGGGAATTCGATCCGTTCCCGCCGGTCCTTCCCGGCGAGCGAATACCATCGCGCCCGTGGACAGCACGATGCAGAACTGGCCGTTGACGATCACCGCGATACTGCGCCACGCCTGCGCAACCAATGGCGACCGGACCGTGACCAGCGCCTGCGGCCAGGGCCGCTACCGCACCATCAGCTATCGCGAACTGGGCGAACAGGCGGCCCAGTTGGCGCATGCTCTGCGCGGGCTGGGGATAGCCGGTGACGAGCGCGTCGGCACCTTCATGTGGAACAACACCGAACATCTCGCCGCCTACCTCGCCGTGCCCGCGATGGGTGCGGTGCTGCATACCCTGAACATCCGCCTCTCACCCGAACAGATCGCCCACATCGCCAACGAGGCGGCCGACCAGATCGTCATCGTCGACGCCTCCGTCGCACCGCTGCTGGCCCCGGTGTTGCCGCTGCTGGATACCGTGCACACCGTGATCGTCGTCGGCGACGGAGATGCCGGCATGCTGACCGGAAAGACGGTGCTGCGCTGGGACGAGCTGCTGGCGGGGCAGCCACAAGAGTTCGACTGGCCGGAGATCGACGAAAACTCCGCAGCGGCAATGTGTTACACCAGCGGCACCACCGGCAATCCGAAGGGTGTGGTGTACAGCCACCGGTCGAGCTACCTCCATGCGTTGAGCACCTGCACGGCCAACGCGCTCGACGTCAGCTGCAGCGACTCGGTACTGCCGATCGTGCCGATGTTCCACGCCAATGCGTGGGGGCTGCCGTATGCGGCGCTGATGGCCGGCGCCAACCTGGTGATGCCCGACCGGTTCATGGACGGTGCCTCACTGATCGAACTGATCGAATCGCAGCGCCCCACGCTGGCCGGCGCGGTGCCGACCATCTGGAATGACGTCATGCACTGCCTGGAAACGAACCCGGGACACGATCTTTCGTCGCTGCGGCTGGTGGCCTGCGGTGGTTCGGCGGTGCCGCTCTCGCTGATGCAGACGTTCCAGGACCGCCACGGCGTGTACATCCAGCAAGCCTGGGGGATGACCGAGACCTCACCGCTGGCGACCGCGGCCAAACCGCTGCCCGGTGTGTCCGAGGAACGACACTGGGAGATGCGCGTCAGCCAGGGCCGCCCGATGTGCGGCGTGGAGGTGCGCATCGTCGACGACGAGGGCGCCCCACTGCCCAAGGACGGCACGTCAGTCGGTGAGCTCGAGGTGCGCGGGCCGTGGATCACCGGCGCCTACTACCTGGGCCTCGACGCCGAGAAGTTCGACACCGGCTGGCTGCGCACCGGGGACGTCGGCTCGATCGATCCGCAGGGCTACGTCACGCTGACCGACCGCGCCAAGGACGTCATCAAGTCCGGCGGGGAGTGGATCTCGTCGGTCGAGTTGGAGAACCACCTGATCGCGCATCCGG
Protein-coding regions in this window:
- a CDS encoding fatty acid--CoA ligase: MDSTMQNWPLTITAILRHACATNGDRTVTSACGQGRYRTISYRELGEQAAQLAHALRGLGIAGDERVGTFMWNNTEHLAAYLAVPAMGAVLHTLNIRLSPEQIAHIANEAADQIVIVDASVAPLLAPVLPLLDTVHTVIVVGDGDAGMLTGKTVLRWDELLAGQPQEFDWPEIDENSAAAMCYTSGTTGNPKGVVYSHRSSYLHALSTCTANALDVSCSDSVLPIVPMFHANAWGLPYAALMAGANLVMPDRFMDGASLIELIESQRPTLAGAVPTIWNDVMHCLETNPGHDLSSLRLVACGGSAVPLSLMQTFQDRHGVYIQQAWGMTETSPLATAAKPLPGVSEERHWEMRVSQGRPMCGVEVRIVDDEGAPLPKDGTSVGELEVRGPWITGAYYLGLDAEKFDTGWLRTGDVGSIDPQGYVTLTDRAKDVIKSGGEWISSVELENHLIAHPAVLEAAVVGVPDERWQERPLAVVVLESGVSVSPGELREFLADKVVRWWLPERWAFVEQVPRTSVGKYDKKTIRARHADGVYEIVTL